A part of Bosea sp. (in: a-proteobacteria) genomic DNA contains:
- a CDS encoding ABC transporter substrate-binding protein, which produces MNRRHLFTAIAAIITSWAASPTMAQGQLNMICAPAADWCEAIATGFQRDTGVKVNMVRKSSGEILAQVKAEAQNPRLDIWFGGSAETHITAAEEKLLQTYTSANMANLQPWAIKAHEASKGYCTGVSSGAIGIVYNRELVARKNLPIPRTWEDLLNPAYKGEVQMPNPNSSGTAYTIIAGLIQIWNEDKAFEYLKKLHPNVNAYTRSGAAPLQSVARGESTFAISFNMETISAQQGGFPVELTYPAEGTSYEVACMSIIRGARNEREAKRFYDWYLTPAAMDIGPKVNQFHSPAHRNATPDPRLPDPAKIKLIDYDFATYGAAATRRRILARWDAEIGSLPR; this is translated from the coding sequence ATGAACCGCCGACACCTGTTCACCGCGATTGCTGCCATCATAACATCATGGGCCGCATCACCTACCATGGCACAAGGCCAGCTCAACATGATCTGTGCTCCAGCCGCTGACTGGTGCGAAGCGATTGCCACTGGTTTCCAGCGCGATACGGGCGTCAAGGTCAACATGGTGCGCAAGTCGTCCGGTGAAATCCTGGCTCAGGTGAAAGCCGAGGCACAAAATCCGCGTCTCGATATCTGGTTTGGTGGCTCTGCAGAAACGCACATTACGGCAGCAGAAGAAAAGCTGCTGCAGACCTACACGTCGGCGAACATGGCGAACCTGCAGCCATGGGCAATCAAGGCGCATGAAGCGTCCAAGGGGTACTGCACCGGCGTCTCATCCGGCGCGATCGGCATTGTCTACAATCGCGAACTCGTGGCTCGCAAGAACCTGCCGATCCCGCGCACATGGGAAGACCTGCTCAACCCGGCCTACAAGGGCGAAGTGCAGATGCCGAACCCCAACTCATCCGGCACGGCGTATACGATCATCGCCGGCCTCATCCAGATCTGGAACGAGGACAAGGCCTTCGAATATCTCAAGAAGCTGCATCCCAACGTCAACGCCTATACCCGTTCCGGTGCGGCTCCGCTGCAATCGGTGGCGCGTGGCGAGAGCACCTTTGCGATCAGCTTCAATATGGAAACCATTTCGGCCCAGCAGGGCGGATTCCCGGTGGAGCTGACCTACCCCGCAGAGGGCACCAGCTATGAGGTGGCCTGCATGTCGATCATCCGCGGCGCCCGCAATGAACGCGAAGCGAAGCGGTTCTATGACTGGTACCTGACACCCGCAGCGATGGATATCGGCCCGAAGGTCAACCAGTTCCATTCTCCTGCGCACCGCAATGCGACGCCTGATCCGCGCTTGCCTGATCCAGCAAAAATCAAGCTGATCGACTATGATTTTGCCACCTATGGGGCTGCCGCCACGCGGCGGCGCATCCTGGCGCGCTGGGATGCCGAAATCGGCTCTCTGCCGCGCTGA